From Quercus lobata isolate SW786 chromosome 11, ValleyOak3.0 Primary Assembly, whole genome shotgun sequence:
AAGTAAGAGAAATTCAAGTCTTAAAGAAACTTGTTGGGCATCCATAGTTATAATTAACACTCAATAAAGTTTCTCAGAATGTGACCCACAAGCAGGcaacaaaaaaagggaaagaaaattataggaaaataagTTTTGAGAGAAATATAAACAACCCCAATCAGCATATGTTTTTTGTCCCCTCTCTGGTATTAAAATCAAAGGAGCAATTGAACACACAGAACTATAGATTAAGTCAACTAAGCCTTGACCCCTAATTAAATTAGGATCAGCTTTATAGATCCTCATCAACTAATCAGGGTTGGCCATATGTATTTTTTTCAGCATACACAcaactaaatattaaaaaaggtCATATCCAATGCACAAGGACCCCGCTTTTGCACTATTGGGGAAAAGTAGTTGCTAGGTAGCCTTACCCTTAGCATTGGAGAGGATGATTCCCAGACTCAAACACATGACACATCACTTGGGCGATGGACACTTGCCATCACACCAAGGTCCAACCTCAGGACACAACTATATATTAATagtcaaaaatatataatcaaacATATATGTTAAAAAAGAGCTGGTGGAGAAGTTTGAATTATTCAATATGGATAAGATGatgaaaataatacaaaatcacATAAGGAATATTGTTAgaagaattttaaaataggTAGTGACAATGcataaaaccctttttttttgtatcagTAATGAATGACTTTATTAAGATACATGCCACATCTCATGTACACAGGTAGTGTACTAGGAAGGCCAAGAGAATCAATAGAAAGtgcagacaaaaaaaaaaaaaaccctacaagcaaagaaaaagacaaTGTATAAAACTAAGAGGAAAACAACATTATCAAATGTTCAAATGGAAGCCTTGGACACACAGTGTAGCATCCAAGGACCACAGAAAAACACTCCAACATAAGAGGCAGAAGGATGACCTGAAATGGAAGCGAAGGCAGAGAGTCAGAATCCCAATACAGATCCTTTCCATCCTCACTCAAGTAAATACTTGCATTTAATCGTGTTTTTCCTTCTCTTGAATAGATGAAACTCAAAACATACTGCCGACAGAAGTGATCTTTAAGCTTGTCGAATGAGGGCTGAAGATGGCGCCTCCAATCCTTTAAATCTGTTGTAGTGTTTGGGCTAGGCACATCTTCAGTGGGCCCACTTTTTTGTCCATTGCTTTCATTCTGTCGCTTCCAAATAATCATTACAGCATTTGGTAATAGTTCGTCTAAAATGGTAAATGCTATTCCCAATATTGCAAGCTGTTCTGAATCTGTTTCACCTCTAAAGGGTATGACTTCTTTCAGCTCTGTAAGATTGTCATCATCAGAGGGACTTGGCAGGGATTTGATCAAAGCATCCATGTATGTATCAAAGAGATGTGAGACCCTACTTAAAATGTTTCCTCCAAAATGTGTAATGGCCAAGGGGGTTAGCTGTTCCAATATATCCTGTATGGAATTTTTGAAGTCCAATATCAAGTTATAAATTGATTATCAAGTCACCATAAACTATCTGAGCAGTTTCCAGAAAATCTCTTGATATTCACACTGCACAAAGACTTCTTATGCAACTAAGCACTAGCACATGTGCATGTACAACACgcagagagaaagaaagagaggaactAACATGATCTTCAAGTGCAACcttcaaatttaaaacataCCACCATGTGTACTAATTATAATTCAGTTCTCAAGCACACACATATTAGAGACACTGACATAGATACCCAAGATTTAATGAACATTTACAAATAGAAGGGCATGTCCTTAGAAGTCTAAACGTATACATGTGAAATGAATGCATGTGAATTGAATTGACTTAACCAATTATTATGCATCAAAGCTTCATAACAGAAGCAGAGTTTTGCAAGCACCAGTATGAAATACAGCGGAGAAGTAACTGccttagaaaatttaataaaccCCAGTTGAGACATAGTAATACAAAACCTTATATTTCCTCTAGAATTTcctttcccccctttttttaatttaaaaaagaaaaagggaaactTTGCCTAAAGTGAGTTAAAATTACATGGTCCAAAACCATCTAATGATCTAAATCTTTTAGGTGGTACAATATAAGTAAAAATTGTCAATACCATGCATAAATAAACATCTAAATCAATAATGTGCTTATGGTACTAGTACAAAGACAAAATTGATTGCTCTAGTGATAGCCAAATCATAATGAAGCAGGCCAACTTACTTCGACAATGCACATAAATCTCATGCCACTATCAGCAAGAATGCTTTCTGATGAGGTTCCAAAAGCAGACAATGAAGATACAAAGTGAGGTGAGACTAGCAGGCTCTCATCAAGTTCCACCAAATCAAAAAGTAGTCTTCTAGCCCGTCTAAAATTTAACTCTAGAACTTCTTCAATGTAAGGTCGCAAAAGCACCAAAAGTAATTTTGACAGTTTCAGGCCTTGTGATTCCAACATTGAGCAGTAGTTAAGACTAACCTGCACACAAATGCTAGCAGCTCGTAAAGCAGAAACTGTCTCAGAAGAGGGTGCATTCTCTTTCACCAACCGTACAAAATATTCGATTTCCCACTCAGCCCATTGAACAATTCTGTTGGTATAAATGGGATTGTCGCCAAATATTGATGCAGACTCCTTTGTTGTCAGTGAAATTATAGAAAATACTAGCTTAGATAATGTAGCTGAAAAAGTTTTTGGACAGACATAACATGAAGGAAGAAGAACCTCAATGCTCCTTTGGAGGCGCAACTTATTAGATTTTAGCAGTAACTGATGTGCCAAAGGACCTTTTCCAAGTTTTATCAAAGCAGATAAGGCCGCCTTCGTCTCCTTAACACTAACAGAAGGTTGTTCGATAATCTGAACTAGCTGATCCTCAAGCattgcttttcttttcaaaaaagcAGATTTGTACTGTGACACTTCACCTAGCGATGTATCTCCTGAGCCTTTCAGATCAGGAGAATTTCTCTCTTCAGCATCTAATGCCTCTAATGCTTCTTCAACTTTATGTTCAGCCAAAAGAACATCAATATGCTCCATAAATATCATCTTCTCATCATCTCTTTCACTAGGTACGGGATCTTGAAGTTCAGAAATTTCAGGGTCTTGTTGTGGTTCGAGGTTGTCTCCATTAGATTGTTTCCACTCTTCCAATTCACGGCATAAACCAGTCATCAAATCCTGCACAAGGATCCCTTGAGATGAAATatgcttttgcagctcaatcaATTCATGTTCCATTTCCACGGCCTCTTCAGATATCCTACAATTTATTGTTTAGATCAATTCACATGTGTGTGGATCTGACATTATGTTAATAAACCAAATGATTAAATAAAGTACATATTCTCTGTTCTAGCTTCCAGGCTTGAAATTGCTGAAACCTCCTAACATTTTCCTGATCAGACCATTGAACCTAAGAATAAACTCCGGTTGCCAAGGTAAAAGCCAGAACCATTTTCTATGGCCTGACAAGAGGACTTCATCTCACGCCATTGACAGGATTACTATGGTATCAGCCATGAAGTTCTCATAATGACTTCAAAATCCAGTACCCATAAAATCTCTCACAAACACATGGACTAAAACATAAGTTTTTAATACATTAGCCAAGGTCaaacttccaagttccaacattGCCGCTTTCAGTTTATTATCAAATATCTAGTCTAGTTTGGAATGTATCATATGAGTTTCTCCATCTTTTTTATGAGTTGTCTTGTCTTCAGAAATTTCAATTCTAAGCACTTGAAAGTTGGGGCTTTGAATAGATAACTAAGCACACATCAGTAGTCAATGCTTTTAAAGAAAATGACTTATTTGGTAGCTCTAAACTTTTTGCTTGTTTTAGAATAATAAATCAGACACTCATTACATCACCTCAATGGTTGGTCAGAATTAGTAAGGAGTAACTATGGGTACCACTTGCTTCTATCTGGCATAAATAACAAGAGTCATTTTTGATGGGATGACTATGACGTTCTTTCCAATTTCCTGATAAGCAGTGAAGGGAGATGTGCTTTTAAAGAACTTCATGAGCCCAACGTATAGAAAAGATCTTCAAATGCTTCTTCTATATCATTGGCTAGGAAGCATGGACACTTCATTTGAGGTATTGTACCCGTGTCGGACGAGGGACACGTCTGGAACACTTCTGCACATATGTCCCAGtcatgtccttttttttttcccaaaaagtTTGCTGGACACAGGAGGGAcacttatcttttatttctttttagtttcaATTGTGAACACTTATCtagttatcttttatttactcttttaaATCTTATTCTTggtttgtattctaatttctaaatatCATTTTGTTAGTCATGAATTTACTTTACTATCtattattgctcttaaattgatatatgtttaacAGTGATATACTTGCTCATACTGAGGAGTAACAATGTAGAAACCATCATTTCTATTACCTCAAGAAAGCTAAGAACTTTGTTTGCATATTGCCACATAAGTTCTCTACTGCATCCTTTAAATCCAAGAGCTCGCAACAAAGCTTTCTTATTCCCTGCACAGATTGACATGTTTAGCTTGtagaattacaaataaaattagTCATTACATCAGAAGAGATaatattaaaacaataaaattaggCATACTTCTTACACTTATTTCAAAATTGGGTAAAGGCATCAGAAGATAGCCCATTCGAAAAATATAAATGCTATGGTATCTGGACAACACAACTTACCTCAAAATACAGAAGACCCAGATAAAAGAAAGTAGCTTTAGATCCAAAAATTATGCAAGGCAAGACTAAGTTAAAAAAGTGGTAACTTTCAAACAATTGAATTGAGAAACAGGAAATTTCTAGTGTAAGATTTGATAGAAAGAGTTAACCTTGGAGTAACACCAAATACAAAAGAATCTCCAATGCTTACATTGCACTTTAATCATGAACTGGAATCACTGTAGTGTAACCCAGTATTGAAATGAAAGTCCAATCTATTCACTTTATGCACAGTACTACTAACTCAAAAATAGAATATACCCAGATAGCAAAAACTGATTTTTCCCACGTATaaacttcaaaaaatgaaaaccgacatcaaaagaaagaagtttGTTGAAGCACATAGGAAATTATAACAATTTTATTCAACACATAAATTGGAAATGAGAAATTAGAATGAAGCTAAAAAAATGAGATCAGAAACATGATTGATAAAATGGGAGTTGGGAGGTggtaaaaggaaagaagaaaaaccttTTCAGTGTGGGATTGGTAGAGGGAGTCGACCTTCGACTGTGGGATGATTCTTTCAATTGATGGGAagtcatcatcttcttcactgCTCTCcattttacactatattttattgtcttcgctatcctcctcctccttcttcttctttttcttcttctttttcaattttcagtcactgatttagagagagagagagcaaagggGACCACTTATGTCAAGTGTCAAGTAGCTAGTAGCTGATGGGTTTGCTCTGAGTTTGGTAATTGGTACTTATGAAACATTGCTTTTTCTAAGAAGCCACACAGGTACCATGACCTTATTGGTTTGTGAAGCCGTCAAACCTGTCTAAATGTAATATGTAATGTGAATGTCTATAACACATTACTCCTTCGAATCCGGTTGAGTTGTCGGTCTTGGATTGTCAAGTCTATACTCAAATAGTTgctcaaaaaaaatcttactcaaataaataacttggatagaaatatatttatactaaaaaaaaaaaaagcttttataAAGATGTAATTatgtaaataaacaaattaattgaataagtaagaaacaaaaaattgacaaaCAAGCACTAACTAATATTAtgctaattgtttttttttatatataattcaagtgttcatttaataatttaatgtgcactttttttttcatatattattgaGAGGTAGAGAGTTATGATAATTCGACAATAAGAGTGATTGTCTAAAATCATGTTAAAGATTTTGTCAATCAACCATAAAATGTGTATGCAGACTTACTCAAAATACCCATGTTTATTTCTATATAAAATATAtccaaattatattataattactTGAATTATGTACCAATTGCCGTTTCAATTTGATTTCACATACATTAGTTTTGTGTCAAGTATTCATCTTATTCAAAATTCTCTTAAGTATTGATTGAAACATCAATGAAAGAATGAGTTGTCTTTTATCTCCTCGATGTGGTGAAAAGCGGTGGGAACGAAaggttttgtctttttttcttagGAGTTGGCAACATGAGGTTGAAGCAAGGAatgtaaaatttgaatttttgtacacATGTCATGTTTTCCCTTCATCatctcctctcttttttataattataatattgcAGTGTATCTTCTTTATCTCTAGTATAGTCTTCTTTTGGTTCACTCTTTTTAAATCAAAAGTTTGGACTTTAGTGTGGAGTGTGGACATTGTAAGTTTGTTACCCAATGACCTAAATGGCCTATTTAGTCGTTTGTGTTAGATTTTTGCCAATTATGGCCCAGTTTGTGTAGACAGGTACTTGGGCTTTGAGGAAGAGTACATTGTGCTTTCAGCCCAAATCTTAAGATTAGGAAAGTTTGGGCTCTTAAGCAGTAGAGAGGCGTGGCCTTTTATCATTTATGCCTGTCTCGTGTAACGATGAATTGGACTTTTGAGTCCATTTCGTGAAGTGATGAGTTTTAAGCTTTTGAGTCCATCCTGTACAGTGGAGAAGATCTGGACCCAATTTATCAAGAAATGTGAAGAACTTTTGGGCAAAAGCCCAACTCGTGTAGCCTTAGgaaatattttgggttttctttgggCCTAAAGCTAATTTGACCCATTATTCGATATTTTATTCAGTTTTTTACCAACATAACTTTTACTATAGCTTGCTTGCTTAAATTgatcacaaattttttaatagaattagACAGAATATTTAAATTGAAACTTATAATACTCAAttgaaagaaagtaaaattaagGTGAAAAACAccttttagtccttacattttcagGTGATTCCTATTttaatccctacattttatttttaccacttttagtccttatcctgaaaaacgctttCCGTTTTGGTCCttgccgttacatcagaaacgaaaaaaaatgacgtggcaaacggtaagaaaaaaaaatactaaattaataTCCACGAGgcttaaattaataataaaaaatgttttgacattaaaaaatgtcacatcaacatttaaattaaaaaaaattaatttattaattttaactaaataaaaaaaattaaaaactaaaaatcatatgaattgagatATAAGAacacaaatctaaaaaaaaaaaaaaaaaaaaaccaaccacaGATTGGCCATAGATCCTCAACCTTCTCTCTTTCAGATCTGGACCATACATCCAACCTCCACACAACCGCCCTCACCACCACTCTTCCACCGTCACTGCTGCCGCCGCCGCCACCATCGACCTAGTCGAATTCAACCCGACCCACCTCCCCTCAATCCGCTCCACAATCGCTCAAGCCTACACAGACTACGGAGCCTTCCACGACACCAACCACGGCGTTCCCACCAAGCTCCTCCGCCAAATCAAAACCACAGGCCTCACCTTCTTCAACCAATCCTCCATCGACGACAAGCTCACCTACTCCTGCGACCCTCACTCCTTCGCTTCCCAAGGCTATGGCTCCCGAATGCTCCTCAGTGATGAAAACGACACTGTTGTTTTGGACTGGCGAGACTACTTCGACCACCacactctccctctctctcgtCGAGACCCATCTCGCTGGCCCCACTTCCCTGAAAACTACAGAGAAACTGTGGTGAGCTACAGCAATGAAATGAAGGGTTTGGCTCAGAAGCTCATGGGTTTGATCTCTGAGAGCCTTGGGCTTAGAGGGTTGTACATAGAAGACGCTGTGGGTGAGGGTTGTTCagtaataatgtttttttttttttttttttaaatttctgggtttatgttcttgttattcttgttcaagacgcaattagatctcaattcatatgatttttagtttttaattctacttttaatttttaattttttttagttaaaattaataaattaatttttttaatttaaatgctgagtgacatttttaaatactaaaaaaacattttttattattaatttaggtcACGTagatattaatttaatattttttattcctgCCGTTTGCCATATCATCTTTCTCCGTTTTTGATGTAACGACAGGGACCAAAACAGGAaacgtttttcaggataggaactaaaagcagtaaaaatgaaatgtagGGACATGGGAATCActtgaaaatgtagggactaaaatgtgcttttcaCCTAAAATTAAAGGGCTAAAATGAATATAAATCAAATTTAGTAtgtgcaatttgcattttagccttaTTTCTTTGTTATGTACACACTAACGGGATGTGGTTGTTCAATAAAATCATGTCCAGTGGCTTAAggcaagtttaaaaaaaatcctcaagTTACACTTAGAGagtataatttgtaattaatttaatgagaagtgctacgtctacaatattttcacaacaagttatatgtggttagttgttattggttctaatttaaacctattactgaaattatttttttgcttcaccaataacaacttaacacCTAAGATTTATGAAAGTGTTGTAGACATAATATTCTAATTTAATACAAAGATAAAAGTAAACAAACCCAATGCATGGGCCGCATGGCTGTGGAAGTTAGAGATTAGAATGTTGcatttttagaacaaaaaagCCGTCTTAGCTCAGCCGGTAGAGCGCGTGGCTTTTAACCACGTGGTCGTGGGTTcgattcccacagacggcggTTGTCTAAATATAaatcttttgttaatttttattacgTTGCAGTCCTCACAGCCACACTAcattcatcttcttcaacaaaacatggtgatgatgatgtttCAGCTCAGACCCCATATTCATATTCTTCAATACCAATACTACCATCCCAGTACTACTCCAAAATCAGCATATAATATCAATAACATCTCAAAATGTAGAAGAAGAGAAGCAGCAGCACTATCTGTTTCTTTATCACTACTACTATTCCCATCAtcatcctcctcctcttcttctgcTGTTGCTTCAACTTCAGcttcaaaatcatcatcatcatcatccgaGTTGTTGTTTTTGGACATCCCAAATTCAGGTGGTGTTAAGGTTTTGGACCTTCGTGTTGGCTCTGGAGATGTCCCACTCCATGGCAACCAGGTACATTTATGTCATTTtccactttttctttctttttataatatattcttAGCATGAcataacaatatatttatatagagtCACGATTAAGTTACACATGATGTAATTCTTTATTGATATTACACCATTTAATCACGTTTGCAATTTTATTGAGTTAATGTAATATTTTGAGAATCAACCATTAGATTATACAAATCTCTCCTTGGTCTTGATGTctaagagtcagtttttcctaaTTTTGAGGCTCCAGTCTCCAAGTTAGGTGATAGAAAATAGAGaaccttatttatttatttttttttaattcttctatgcaaagatggaaaattttgaattatatatgaGTATGACTAATCAAGTGATAAAAATGTAAAGACTATACTTTGAAGTGATAATCAATCATGTGCTGTTCTTATGTATAATACTAGTTAAGCCAAGCGGAAAACAGGTAAATTAATGATTAGATCATAGATGTGTGTACTGTTGATAATGAGCTATGGTTTAAATCACATTTCATTAACAAGTGGAGGAGGGTGAGGCTATAGGATCTGGCTAGAGTGAATTCTGCCATTTCTATGAAGTCAGATATGATACATGGTTGCTTCCCAACTGAGCTTGCATCGAACTGATCTGAAACTCATGCCTTTCCAATTCTACAACCCCCAGGTTGCAACATTTAGGACTATTGATAAGGCAGCAACTCATAAACTCCTCTCAGATTCTACAACTGAAGGAACATGCAAAGAACAAGTGATTCCTATTTTCCAAGAAGACCCTGCAGAACATACAAATGTAATCCCCTTTGTAGCCTCATTACAAGAGCCTATCACATTCATGAGTGACCAACCTATTCTTTGAATGTAAAGTAGCCAATGATTTATGAATGCATGCTTTGGAATAGTTAAGGGGAACCAAACCGGCTTCCATCAACTGATCACAGGATGCTTTGATCTAATCTCATTCCAAGTTTCTGCACAGTTGAATCTTTTAGTCTTGGATTACACCCAAATGGGCTAGTCCTCATCACCTAGCTCTGGATAAACATTAACTCCTCTGATCTTGCAGGCTTACATCTCCATTCTTTTCCTTTAGAACACGAGCCACTCTTGCATCCATGCTGCTAGCAGTAACATATATAATTCTGTAACCATATTTCTCATACAAAGCCCTATCCGGATGCCGCCAGTTATGTCAAAGAAAAACATGCCTACCATCCCCTACTGCATATTTCAGGTGCCTAGCCAAGCTCCTAAAATCTTCCTTCATCCCCAGTTACTATCATGGGGAAACTTTGCAACCCAAACACTCTTCCCTTTTAAGTTTTAAGCGTTATTCAATTTTCACTATTGGTCTTGAATCTTGCATTCATTATGGTTTTTAGTCTTAATTTTTCCTTGCCTAACCTCTCTAAGATAAATGTGGACCATATGAGAGGGCTTAAAAgtaccctttttttattatataatttgatagttacaataatgGGGAGGGGAATTCGAACCCTGGTTTTCCTAATAAAGGAGAACAATCTATGCCACtgagctacaagactcttggcaaAATACATTAATATCAACTGAATAGCGACTTCTCTTTGTAATTATTTCAATTTACATTATATACAGTTACAAATTCTTGATTTGTTGTGTGCATGGGCCACATTGTAGCAAACTTACATGGCCAAGTTATATTTTGTGGGCCTGTGGCTCTATACAACCTTAGTTTTAGTCTGGTGCACCGAGTTAgcaagtaattaatattttcttcaagtattgggttagaacttagaagttaAAACCATAATGGAATGTATTTTCTGACTACTGATAATTGCTGCTTATGACCGAAGCAAATTGGATGACAATGAAAATCCTGAGCATTTTTTGAGCTAGTGTTCCATGAAACAGGGAATATAGTACATTGTTTACATATTATACCTCTCAATATATTTTCTGTTCATTTTCGAATTAGAAAAAGTAGGAACATTTGACAGACAgaaatttaataacttttagcATTTATCAGCACCCACTAATCCGTCTTTTTTTGAGTTGTGAAGGTTGCAATACATTACTATGGAAGGTTGGCAGCGAAGCAAGGATGGCGCTTTGATTCAACATATGATCACAAAGACGAAAATGGAGAATCAGTGCCATTTGTGTTTGTTCTTGGGTCTGGGAAAGTAAGTCTTGATATCAGTATTCAAATTAGTTATCATTTGTAGCGACTTCTATGCCCATAATTGCAAGATACAAGCATAGCAGTCTAGACAAAGTGGTTGCATGTAGCTgctgcatttttctttttggccttactatttatctatatatcttTACTCTAAATTATAAGGATTCCTTCCTTTTAGAGAGCATTTGGATTCGGCTGATAAgtctgcgtttgcgttttgtttgcttttttttttttttcacgcgtttttagcttttttagtgctgtggttactgttcatgtactgttcaatgaacagtaac
This genomic window contains:
- the LOC115967688 gene encoding peptidyl-prolyl cis-trans isomerase FKBP17-1, chloroplastic isoform X2; translation: MVMMMFQLRPHIHILQYQYYHPSTTPKSAYNINNISKCRRREAAALSVSLSLLLFPSSSSSSSSAVASTSASKSSSSSSELLFLDIPNSGGVKVLDLRVGSGDVPLHGNQVAIHYYGRLAAKQGWRFDSTYDHKDENGESVPFVFVLGSGKVILGIEAAVKSMKVGGIRRVIIPPSQGYQNTSQEPIPPNFFDRQRLFTTIFNPTRLANGEGSTLGTLIFDIELVSVRHQ
- the LOC115967688 gene encoding peptidyl-prolyl cis-trans isomerase FKBP17-1, chloroplastic isoform X1, encoding MVMMMFQLRPHIHILQYQYYHPSTTPKSAYNINNISKCRRREAAALSVSLSLLLFPSSSSSSSSAVASTSASKSSSSSSELLFLDIPNSGGVKVLDLRVGSGDVPLHGNQVATFRTIDKAATHKLLSDSTTEGTCKEQVIPIFQEDPAEHTNVAIHYYGRLAAKQGWRFDSTYDHKDENGESVPFVFVLGSGKVILGIEAAVKSMKVGGIRRVIIPPSQGYQNTSQEPIPPNFFDRQRLFTTIFNPTRLANGEGSTLGTLIFDIELVSVRHQ
- the LOC115966506 gene encoding probable 2-oxoglutarate-dependent dioxygenase At3g111800; this translates as MAYLVVCVRFLPIMAQSGPYIQPPHNRPHHHSSTVTAAAAATIDLVEFNPTHLPSIRSTIAQAYTDYGAFHDTNHGVPTKLLRQIKTTGLTFFNQSSIDDKLTYSCDPHSFASQGYGSRMLLSDENDTVVLDWRDYFDHHTLPLSRRDPSRWPHFPENYRETVVSYSNEMKGLAQKLMGLISESLGLRGLYIEDAVGEGCSGPKQETFFRIGTKSSKNEM
- the LOC115967687 gene encoding exocyst complex component EXO84C; translated protein: MESSEEDDDFPSIERIIPQSKVDSLYQSHTEKGIRKLCCELLDLKDAVENLCGNMQTKFLAFLRISEEAVEMEHELIELQKHISSQGILVQDLMTGLCRELEEWKQSNGDNLEPQQDPEISELQDPVPSERDDEKMIFMEHIDVLLAEHKVEEALEALDAEERNSPDLKGSGDTSLGEVSQYKSAFLKRKAMLEDQLVQIIEQPSVSVKETKAALSALIKLGKGPLAHQLLLKSNKLRLQRSIEVLLPSCYVCPKTFSATLSKLVFSIISLTTKESASIFGDNPIYTNRIVQWAEWEIEYFVRLVKENAPSSETVSALRAASICVQVSLNYCSMLESQGLKLSKLLLVLLRPYIEEVLELNFRRARRLLFDLVELDESLLVSPHFVSSLSAFGTSSESILADSGMRFMCIVEDILEQLTPLAITHFGGNILSRVSHLFDTYMDALIKSLPSPSDDDNLTELKEVIPFRGETDSEQLAILGIAFTILDELLPNAVMIIWKRQNESNGQKSGPTEDVPSPNTTTDLKDWRRHLQPSFDKLKDHFCRQYVLSFIYSREGKTRLNASIYLSEDGKDLYWDSDSLPSLPFQALFSKLQQLATVAGDVLLGKDKLQKILLARLTETVVMWLSDEQEFWGVFEDDSIPIHPVGLQQLILDMHFTVEIARFAGYPCRHVHQIASAIIARAIRTFSARGIDPQRALPEDEWFVETAKSAIKILLSPESGSETYEVDEDHIIPPDEIVTDSDYSASSLSTMESFESFASASMGELDSPMFTDPEN